The segment AGATTGGTCTGCTCTGCTATGTCATCTATTACTTCTATGATCTCACCGATTTGTTTTGACTTCTCTCCAAGGGTCTGCACTTTAGCGGCGCTATCAAGAGATGTTTCCCTAATCTTATCCATGCCGGAGATTGTTTCAGCGACTGCGTTACTTCCTTTGCTTGCAACCTCGGTAGTATTGTTTGTGACATCGGCAACCCTCTGCGCAGAAACCGAAACCTGCTGAATCATCGTTGATAAGCTGCTTAGCTGCGAAGCGGCTTTATTCACGTTCTCGTATTGGAGTCTTGCGCCTTCTGCCAGCTTTGCAATGGAGATATAAATCCTCTCAACAAGCTCTGCCGTGTTTGCGGACGATACGGCTTGTTCGCTAGTGCTGTGAGCGATCTGGGAAACTGCTGCCGCAATTTGGATAGCCAGTTTAGAGATTTCCTCTGAATCGGTATGCAGTGCGGTTGAGGAGGCCGATAGCTTCTTCGCGGCGTTGACCACATGTCCTACCGATAATTTAAGGTTTTTAAATATAACCTGGTTGGCCAAAACGGCACTGCAGAAAACGACTAGGATAGAGATAACGATCATAATTATGTTGAAAGTAAACATATTGCTGCGTGCGCTATGGTGCTGGATGCTGGCTTTGTCTATTGCCTTCTGAGCCTCTTTAATTATATTGTTAAGAGACACTGTACATTTACCTTCTGGACCTACGAGGGCTTCGATCTCATTATATGCAGCTTCTGCCCCCTTTCCGTTATAGGAGACGGCAAGATTTTCAATTGCGGCCGTCATCTCGGCACGCCCACTCTCTAAGCTATCGATATGTGATTTATCTATTTCAAGCTTACCGTTATCGATATGGGTCTTAACTTCTGCGAGCTGACTACCGTTCTCTTTGAGAATTCCTCTCATCTCTTCAATATATGATGCTTCTTTGGTTATAAGCAGCTTATATGCATCTGACCTTAGCCTTTCAGTGTTTCCTTTAATGATAAGAAGGTGTTCTATTGATTTTTGCCCTATCTCAATGCTGCCAGTAGCTGCTTCACTTGCCCTGGTGCTATAAGCTGCGTAAGCGCCCATACCCAGAATCGGAACCAGAGATAAAACGAAAACGATTGTAATGGCGATGCTCGCCCGAATTTTCAGCAGCGAAGAGAATAATTTCGATGACTCTATCCGGTTGGTTATTTTTGCTAGCGTTGATTTAAAAACTTCCTTATTCATATTCTATGATTGCTCCCTGAGTAAAAAATAGATTTATCTACTTAATGAATAGCCTGGTAATAATTGGCATCCGTGCTTTCGCTGTTACATTTATCGTCAGGGATCGAGTTTCCTTTAGCATTTTTTGTAGTCCAGTTGACGATAAGATTAACTACCAACTCCATCCTTAATAAGCTTAATAAAGAATAATTTAGGATATTAATAAGTATGAGGACGGTTGAAGAATCTGTTATTGTCAATGTTCCTGTTGATGTAGCCTATGCTACATGGGCAAACTACATTATTTTTCCGTCAATAACCGGCCACGTTATTCTGGCAGAGCGGATAACGAGAAGGTTATCACATTGGATAATAGAAATTATGGGCTATAGGTTTGATTTTGAAGCTCTGATCGACCAGTTAAAACCTAATAAATTCATATCCTGGCACTCGGTTACAAATATCCATCATCTAGGGTCGGTAAGTTTTAAGCCAGATGCTGGGAGAACACTTGTCACGTTACGGATTATGTTTGACACTGAGGACTTAGCTACTGATTTGGCTGACGATTTGGATATTTTGTGGCCAGAGCTTAAAAAGATATTTAAAGAGGCCTTAAATAGCTTCAAACTGTATGTAGAGCAAATGTGGTGGCAAGTACCGGGCGTAGTTTAATAGCCATTGTTTGTTCAATGGTTATTTATGGTACAAACAAGCCTACGATCTCGCCTATCGTTGTATCTACAAGTCCTTTGTCAGTTATTTTAAGCTTGGGCACTGTTGCAAGTGTTAGGAAAGATAGAATCATTAATGGATCGCTTAATTTACATCCAAGGTCTTTTATAATCGCCTGGAGCCTTTTTAACTTATTGTAAACTTCGCCGCTTTCTTCCTCGGACATAAGACCAGCAATAGAGAGCGGAAGAGTTGCTAAAACCTCGCCATCATCTACGGCGACAAATCCACCCTGCATTTCAATAACCGCATTTACAGCCGCAGCTATGTCCGCGTCATATACGCCGGCGACAACGATGTTGTGGGCATCATGCGATACGCTTGACGCAATAGCGCCCGATTGAAGGCCAAACCCTTGGACAAGGCCAATGGATATTTTTGTGTCGCGGCTGTATCTATTGATGACTGCTATTTTAAGAATATCACGCTGCCGGTCGCTTTTAATCACTCCTCCTACTGCCGGAGCAGGTACGATTGTTTCCTCCGTAACTATTTCATCTGGAATGATTTTAATTGTCCTAACCCGCTTACCTCGAGCTGGAAGCACAAAGTCTTCCGGATCAACCTTCGAAGCAAAGATGCTGTTTTGCAGGGTTATCGGAGGTTTAAATTTTTCAACAAATTGGAAATCTTGTCCAACGTCGTAGACTACAACCCCGTTCTTGATTACAGTTCTAATAGAAACCTCGGTTACGTCCTCAAGGATAAGAAGATCGGCGATCCTGCCAGGTACTATTGCACCCCTGTCGTGTAGTCCGTAATGCTGGGCTGGGTTGAGGCTGACCATCTGGATAACCAGTCGTATATCAACCCCTTTAGCAATTGCTCGGCGGACAATATGGTCAAGATGGCCTTTCTCCATGATGTCGGTGATACTGAAGTCATCGGTAACTAGAGCCATATTCCTCGAGGTAATATAGTTTGCCGCCGGTAATAGGGCATCTAAGCTTCGTGCAACTGAGCTCTCTCTTACCAACAGAAACATTCCTTTGCCGATTTTTTCAATGCCCTCACCTAGCTCCACGGTTTCGTGGTCTGAGGTAGCGCCCGTAACAAGATATGCGTTTAGCCTCTTGCCCCTCAACTCCGGTGCGTGACCGTCGATTATTCGATCTGCTGCTACCAATATTTTTTCAAGAGTGATGGGTTGTCCGGTCATTATGCCTGCTATATCCATTACCTCGCCAAGCCCAATAAAGGCGGGGTTGGATAGAAGCATAGCTATCTCATCTTTACTGATAGATGCCCCTGTCGTCTCGATATCAGGCGGTGCGGATGGCACGCTTGATGGGGCCATGAAGAAGAAGTCGATAGGTACATCTCGCGTAGCCCTGAGGAGGTAATTTATACCGGTTATTCCTGCGACGTTGGCAATCTCATGGGGGTCTGCTATTGCGGTAGTTGTGCCGTGTTTGATCAATTCTAAGGCCAGCGATTCGGGCCTTAGCATTGAGGTCTCGATATGCATATGGCAATCGATAAAACCAGGAACCACGATTGAGCGCGAAACATCACGCTCATAGATGCCTTTGTACCTCCCGACTCCGGCAATTATACCGTGGTGGATAGCGATATCGGCCGTATCAAAAGCCCCAGTAAAGACATTGACTATTTCAGCGTTCTTTAAGACGAACTCGGCCGGCTCTATGCCTCGAGCTACCTGAATTATTTCATAAAGCTCCTCGAAGTTCATGTAAAGATTATTCCTATCCAGCGATGTTTTTAACATCACCAAATTGGCGCAAATTACACATGAACCGATGGAGGCAAGTAGCTTTAGATTCCGGTGCTTCCAAATCCGCCGGCGCCTCTAACTGTTTCATCCAGCTCGTCTACAACGTTAAATTTAACATTTTCTACTTTCTGGATTACAAGCTGGGCTATTTTATCACCTTTTTTTACTTCAAAGGGCTCTGATTTATCGGTGTTAATAAGAATAACACCGATTTCTCCCCTGTATTTGCTATCGATAAGGCCAGGAGTGTTAACAATGCTGATTCCATGCTTTAAAGCAAGTCCGCTTCTTGGCTGGACAAATCCGGCATAA is part of the Bacillota bacterium genome and harbors:
- the ade gene encoding adenine deaminase, whose amino-acid sequence is MNFEELYEIIQVARGIEPAEFVLKNAEIVNVFTGAFDTADIAIHHGIIAGVGRYKGIYERDVSRSIVVPGFIDCHMHIETSMLRPESLALELIKHGTTTAIADPHEIANVAGITGINYLLRATRDVPIDFFFMAPSSVPSAPPDIETTGASISKDEIAMLLSNPAFIGLGEVMDIAGIMTGQPITLEKILVAADRIIDGHAPELRGKRLNAYLVTGATSDHETVELGEGIEKIGKGMFLLVRESSVARSLDALLPAANYITSRNMALVTDDFSITDIMEKGHLDHIVRRAIAKGVDIRLVIQMVSLNPAQHYGLHDRGAIVPGRIADLLILEDVTEVSIRTVIKNGVVVYDVGQDFQFVEKFKPPITLQNSIFASKVDPEDFVLPARGKRVRTIKIIPDEIVTEETIVPAPAVGGVIKSDRQRDILKIAVINRYSRDTKISIGLVQGFGLQSGAIASSVSHDAHNIVVAGVYDADIAAAVNAVIEMQGGFVAVDDGEVLATLPLSIAGLMSEEESGEVYNKLKRLQAIIKDLGCKLSDPLMILSFLTLATVPKLKITDKGLVDTTIGEIVGLFVP
- the dut gene encoding dUTP diphosphatase, with the protein product MLLQINIKLLDSEIPAPEYAHDGDAGCDLRSRINQTIPPGERAFIPTGISISIPTGYAGFVQPRSGLALKHGISIVNTPGLIDSKYRGEIGVILINTDKSEPFEVKKGDKIAQLVIQKVENVKFNVVDELDETVRGAGGFGSTGI